The Pseudomonas eucalypticola genome has a window encoding:
- the gspM gene encoding type II secretion system protein GspM gives MRRPPTRNERRLGALALLAVVLYGAWYVLIDSWFATPMAALADQARVLDAQHQRYARLLAQGPALQAELERARQDPASRRSLLPGEDPSAAAADLMQALVDKVKAVSALGPGCEVSQRMPVVPEQDSAQAYRQVKVSLTLACGTGPLLQWLHQLEYGQPYLFVEALNISRATDAPEKGAAGRLKVQVLLRGYLTGAAQGAQP, from the coding sequence ATGCGCCGACCCCCGACCCGCAATGAACGTCGCCTGGGCGCCCTGGCGCTGTTGGCCGTGGTGCTCTACGGCGCCTGGTACGTGTTGATCGACAGCTGGTTCGCCACGCCCATGGCGGCGCTGGCCGACCAGGCCCGGGTACTCGATGCCCAGCACCAGCGCTACGCCCGGCTACTGGCACAGGGGCCGGCGCTGCAGGCTGAACTGGAACGCGCGCGTCAGGACCCCGCCAGCCGTCGCAGCCTGTTGCCGGGCGAGGACCCCAGTGCGGCCGCCGCTGACTTGATGCAGGCGCTGGTGGACAAGGTCAAGGCCGTGTCGGCCCTGGGCCCGGGCTGCGAGGTCAGCCAGCGCATGCCGGTCGTGCCCGAGCAGGACAGCGCCCAGGCCTATCGGCAGGTGAAGGTCAGCCTGACGCTGGCCTGCGGCACCGGACCCCTGCTGCAGTGGCTGCACCAGCTCGAATACGGCCAGCCGTACCTGTTTGTCGAGGCCCTGAACATCAGCCGTGCCACGGATGCGCCGGAAAAAGGCGCGGCGGGGCGGTTGAAGGTGCAGGTGCTGCTGCGCGGTTACCTGACCGGCGCGGCCCAGGGAGCCCAGCCATGA
- a CDS encoding prepilin-type N-terminal cleavage/methylation domain-containing protein, with product MTHQRGFTLLEMLAALAVLALCATVLLGAFGQSARALQHTQRSDRLNLAARSLMDALGDGPLAPGRSQGQWDDVQWTLDVAAVPSVPGPDRLWQLDLRLKAEGREARFSTLQVRSAGLAP from the coding sequence ATGACGCACCAACGGGGCTTCACGCTGCTGGAAATGCTCGCGGCGCTGGCGGTGCTGGCGCTGTGCGCCACCGTGCTGTTGGGCGCATTTGGCCAGAGTGCCCGCGCCTTGCAGCACACCCAGCGCAGCGACCGGCTGAACCTGGCGGCCCGTTCATTGATGGACGCCCTGGGCGATGGGCCCTTGGCGCCAGGGCGCAGCCAAGGGCAGTGGGATGACGTGCAGTGGACCCTGGACGTGGCCGCGGTGCCTTCAGTACCCGGCCCCGACCGTTTGTGGCAATTGGACCTGCGCCTGAAGGCCGAGGGGCGCGAAGCTCGCTTCAGCACGCTGCAAGTACGCAGCGCGGGGCTGGCGCCATGA
- a CDS encoding prepilin-type N-terminal cleavage/methylation domain-containing protein: MKAERGFTLLEILVVLSLLGILLGLVGTALVSANRASAKAERFSQRLDDLRAAQGYLRRAISQALPVAAGEAAAKPAVFSGQAHGLSFYAPLPESVGGGLFQQQVSLEHHRLRVRLARLQGTTLQPFGEPQVLLPDVEQVTFSYRGLAPLGKDSGWLATWPWPERLPRAVRIEARLRGPVPWVTEQVSLRLDLASEATP; the protein is encoded by the coding sequence ATGAAGGCTGAACGCGGCTTTACCCTGCTGGAAATCCTCGTGGTGCTGAGCCTGCTCGGCATCTTGCTGGGCCTTGTCGGCACTGCGCTGGTCAGCGCCAACCGCGCTTCGGCCAAGGCCGAACGGTTCAGCCAGCGCCTGGACGATCTGCGCGCGGCCCAGGGCTACCTGCGCCGCGCCATCAGCCAAGCGCTGCCGGTGGCGGCGGGGGAGGCGGCGGCCAAGCCAGCGGTGTTCAGCGGCCAGGCCCATGGCCTGAGTTTCTACGCGCCGCTGCCCGAGTCGGTGGGGGGCGGGCTGTTCCAGCAGCAAGTGAGCCTGGAGCACCACCGGTTGCGGGTTCGCCTGGCGCGCCTGCAAGGCACCACCCTGCAGCCGTTTGGCGAACCCCAGGTGCTGCTGCCCGACGTGGAGCAGGTGACGTTCAGTTATCGCGGCCTGGCGCCCCTGGGCAAGGACAGCGGCTGGCTGGCCACCTGGCCCTGGCCGGAGCGGTTGCCCCGGGCCGTGCGCATCGAGGCCCGATTGCGTGGGCCGGTGCCCTGGGTGACCGAGCAGGTCAGCCTGCGGCTGGACCTGGCCAGCGAGGCCACGCCATGA
- the gspD gene encoding type II secretion system secretin GspD, producing the protein MTDTLRLTPIAARLRAPTLGLAAALVLAGCSGQAHDLANDPALMHEALNGTGDQRAPLPVEPVAAPAAPTLTPASRQVIVGNQRFIRPPATAKAPAAGAGEQGDIMFNFTDQPIEAVINTVMGDLLHANYSIAQDVKGNVSFSTSKPVNKQQALSILETLLSWTNNAMIRQGDRYVILPAAQAVAGKLVPEMPVAAPTAGMSARLYPLRYIAATEMQKLLKPFVRDNAFLLVDPARNVLSLAGTPQELANYQDTIDTFDVDWLKGMSIGVYGLQHASVAELMPQLQKLFGPDSGMPLSSMVKFMPNERTNSIVAISSQPAYLQEVADWIKTIDEGGGNEPQMYVYDVRNMKATDLAKYLRQIYGNGQIKDDSAAKVAPGVRTTTLSSLNGTGTSTSSQLGGSLGTQASTTQPSTSQDDEDSDSDDSGADTSATGTAQKTLEESVRITAQKGTNQLLVRTRPAQWKEIESAIKRLDNRPLQVQIETRILEVKLTGELDLGVQWYLGKLAGNSSSTTVANTSGSQGALGSGGAGLGSTDSLFYSFVSSNLQVALHALETTGRTQVLSAPSLVVMNNQQAQIQVGDNIPITQTTVNTSTSATTLSSVEYVQTGVILDVTPRINPGGLVYLDVQQQVSDADTSSVTTTQPNPSISTRSVSTQVAVQSGQTVLLGGLIKQDNAESTSSVPGLGRIPGLRWLFGSTSKSKDRTELIVLITPRVVASGDEARRVTDDYRQQMQLIGR; encoded by the coding sequence ATGACTGATACCTTGCGCCTCACCCCGATTGCCGCGCGCCTGCGCGCCCCGACCCTCGGCCTGGCGGCCGCCCTGGTACTGGCCGGCTGCAGCGGCCAGGCCCATGACCTCGCCAATGACCCGGCCCTGATGCATGAAGCCTTGAACGGCACCGGCGACCAGCGCGCGCCGCTGCCCGTGGAACCCGTGGCTGCGCCCGCCGCGCCCACGCTGACCCCGGCGTCACGCCAGGTTATCGTCGGCAACCAGCGCTTCATTCGCCCCCCCGCAACGGCCAAGGCGCCTGCCGCAGGCGCCGGCGAGCAGGGCGACATCATGTTCAACTTCACCGACCAGCCCATCGAAGCGGTCATCAACACCGTGATGGGCGACCTGTTGCACGCCAACTACAGCATCGCCCAGGACGTGAAGGGCAACGTCAGCTTCTCCACCTCGAAACCGGTGAACAAGCAGCAGGCCCTGTCGATTCTGGAAACCCTGTTGTCCTGGACCAACAACGCCATGATCCGCCAGGGCGACCGCTACGTGATCCTGCCCGCCGCCCAGGCGGTGGCTGGCAAGCTGGTGCCCGAGATGCCAGTGGCCGCGCCCACGGCGGGCATGTCGGCACGCCTGTACCCGCTGCGCTACATCGCCGCTACCGAAATGCAGAAGCTGCTCAAGCCGTTCGTGCGCGACAACGCTTTCCTGCTGGTGGACCCGGCGCGCAACGTGCTCAGCCTGGCTGGCACACCGCAGGAACTGGCCAACTACCAGGACACCATCGACACCTTCGACGTGGACTGGCTCAAGGGCATGTCCATCGGCGTCTACGGCCTGCAGCACGCCTCGGTGGCCGAGCTGATGCCGCAGTTGCAGAAACTCTTCGGCCCCGACAGCGGCATGCCCCTGTCGAGCATGGTCAAGTTCATGCCCAACGAGCGCACCAATTCCATCGTTGCCATTTCCTCCCAGCCGGCCTATCTGCAGGAGGTGGCGGACTGGATCAAGACCATCGACGAAGGCGGCGGCAACGAGCCGCAGATGTACGTGTATGACGTGCGCAACATGAAAGCCACGGACCTGGCCAAGTACCTGCGCCAGATCTACGGCAACGGCCAGATCAAGGACGACAGTGCCGCCAAGGTGGCCCCCGGCGTGCGGACTACCACGTTGTCGTCCCTCAATGGCACTGGTACCAGTACGAGCAGCCAACTGGGCGGTAGCCTCGGTACCCAGGCCAGCACCACCCAGCCGAGCACCTCCCAGGACGATGAGGACAGTGACAGCGACGACAGCGGCGCCGATACCTCTGCCACTGGCACTGCGCAGAAAACCCTGGAAGAAAGCGTGCGCATCACGGCGCAGAAGGGCACTAACCAATTGCTGGTGCGCACCCGCCCGGCCCAGTGGAAAGAGATCGAGTCGGCGATCAAACGCCTGGACAACCGTCCGTTGCAGGTGCAGATCGAAACCCGCATTCTGGAGGTCAAGCTCACCGGTGAACTGGATCTGGGCGTGCAGTGGTACCTGGGCAAACTGGCGGGCAATTCCTCCAGCACCACCGTGGCCAACACCAGTGGCAGCCAGGGCGCGCTGGGCAGTGGCGGGGCAGGGTTGGGGTCGACCGATTCGTTGTTCTACTCGTTCGTCAGCAGCAACCTGCAAGTGGCGCTGCATGCGCTGGAAACCACTGGCCGCACCCAGGTGCTGTCGGCGCCGTCGCTGGTGGTGATGAACAATCAGCAGGCGCAGATTCAGGTGGGCGACAACATCCCCATCACCCAGACGACCGTCAATACCAGCACCTCGGCCACCACGCTGAGCAGCGTGGAGTACGTGCAGACCGGCGTCATCCTCGACGTGACCCCGCGCATCAACCCGGGCGGCCTGGTGTACCTGGACGTGCAGCAACAGGTCAGCGACGCCGACACCAGCAGCGTCACCACCACGCAGCCGAATCCGAGCATTTCCACGCGCTCGGTGTCGACCCAAGTCGCGGTGCAGAGCGGGCAGACGGTATTGCTGGGTGGCTTGATCAAGCAGGACAACGCCGAGTCCACCTCCAGCGTCCCGGGCCTGGGGCGTATTCCGGGGTTGCGGTGGTTGTTCGGCAGCACCAGCAAGTCCAAGGACCGTACCGAGCTGATTGTGTTGATTACCCCGCGGGTGGTGGCCAGTGGCGACGAGGCGCGGCGGGTAACGGATGATTATCGCCAGCAGATGCAGTTGATCGGTCGCTGA
- a CDS encoding type II secretion system protein GspK, with amino-acid sequence MTAQRGVALLVVLWVLAVLATLLGALAATVQVQHRQAQWQASHTQAVFAAEAGVAQAVMARQARDPHARWPADGQPHQLRLGDADVRVSLYSERGKLDLNAASAPDLSRLLKACGAAPQAIEPLLQALEHLRQGPVPLRTLDELRELPGMGFALYHCAVPWITVWSGQAQPDPALAPAPLARALALPAVREPDADPGPILTVQSEARLPNGYHATLQVTLMLTQTKEGARPYRVLRWQE; translated from the coding sequence ATGACGGCCCAGCGCGGCGTCGCCCTGCTGGTGGTGCTGTGGGTGCTCGCGGTGCTGGCAACCTTGCTCGGCGCGCTGGCCGCCACCGTGCAGGTGCAGCATCGTCAGGCCCAGTGGCAAGCCAGCCATACCCAGGCGGTGTTCGCTGCCGAGGCCGGGGTGGCCCAGGCGGTGATGGCGCGCCAGGCCCGCGATCCCCACGCGCGCTGGCCCGCTGACGGCCAGCCGCACCAATTGCGGCTGGGGGATGCCGACGTGCGCGTCAGCCTGTACAGCGAGCGCGGCAAGCTGGACCTCAACGCCGCCTCGGCGCCGGACCTCAGCCGCCTGCTCAAGGCCTGCGGAGCCGCGCCCCAGGCCATCGAGCCGTTGCTGCAAGCGCTTGAACATCTGCGCCAGGGCCCTGTGCCGCTGCGCACGCTGGACGAATTGCGCGAGCTGCCGGGCATGGGCTTCGCGCTGTACCACTGTGCCGTGCCGTGGATCACCGTATGGTCCGGCCAGGCCCAACCCGACCCGGCATTGGCCCCGGCACCGCTGGCCCGGGCACTGGCGTTGCCTGCGGTGCGTGAGCCCGACGCCGACCCTGGGCCGATCCTCACCGTGCAGAGTGAGGCGCGCTTGCCCAACGGCTACCACGCCACGTTGCAGGTCACCCTGATGTTGACCCAGACAAAGGAGGGCGCCAGGCCATATCGGGTCCTGCGCTGGCAAGAATGA
- a CDS encoding general secretion pathway protein GspN, translating into MTFMRSTLGLASLNGLLLAAVAWQCLGVEPAPRWAPMAQHSPPPIQAAPVPALRPLSDSERQVAWQHPLFSPDRQADAAKGGAGAPTLDGVRLSGVVVDGDQRWALVRLANQRSLKLRLGDALDNGWTLAEVSATTATFQRLGQAHTLNLPVPRLPATAAAPLLTLPHVAAP; encoded by the coding sequence ATGACGTTCATGCGCAGCACGTTGGGCCTGGCCTCGCTCAATGGCCTGCTGTTGGCGGCCGTCGCGTGGCAGTGCCTGGGGGTCGAACCCGCCCCCCGGTGGGCACCCATGGCGCAGCATTCGCCACCACCCATCCAGGCCGCGCCCGTGCCTGCGTTGCGGCCACTGTCCGATAGCGAGCGCCAAGTGGCCTGGCAGCACCCGCTGTTCAGCCCCGACCGCCAGGCCGATGCGGCCAAGGGTGGGGCCGGCGCGCCGACGTTGGACGGTGTGCGCCTGAGCGGCGTGGTGGTCGACGGCGACCAGCGCTGGGCACTGGTGCGCCTGGCCAACCAGCGCTCTCTGAAGCTGCGGCTGGGCGATGCCCTGGACAATGGCTGGACCCTGGCCGAGGTCAGCGCCACTACCGCCACGTTCCAGCGCCTGGGACAGGCGCACACCTTGAATCTGCCGGTGCCGCGCCTTCCCGCGACGGCCGCGGCGCCTTTGCTCACCCTTCCTCACGTAGCGGCACCATGA
- a CDS encoding type II secretion system protein GspL, with product MLERLRHGLYPLVRQWQASRARRWLLAWLQELHGLLPTPLRARLASGPAVQRLAWPLPTRLDATCPAVLELPALEVMAQTITLPAAATADLTRVLAFELDRYTPYAADQVHFTARVLRRNGDQARVLLVAVSRERLAAILEQCQAAGLTLRGIDAKAGNGEPLGIDLLPAHLRPAPSRTARLNRGLAVGAVVLLAALMLATLGQRQAQVDRMAQAVAQQRQQVQALEAVRHELTDTQGAARYLARLKTARPTATALLTELSACLGDDTWLEQLEVRDNGDVSLSGQSRHASALISRARDCHSLQGAHFQGVIQPDSHTGNDRFALAAHLSQEAADAPTPDPQ from the coding sequence GTGCTGGAGCGCCTGCGGCACGGGCTTTATCCCCTGGTTCGGCAGTGGCAGGCCAGCCGCGCCCGGCGCTGGCTGCTCGCCTGGTTGCAGGAATTGCACGGGCTGCTGCCAACCCCGCTGCGCGCACGCCTGGCCAGCGGCCCGGCCGTGCAGCGGCTGGCATGGCCGTTGCCGACCCGCCTCGATGCCACGTGCCCGGCGGTACTGGAACTGCCTGCCCTGGAAGTCATGGCGCAAACCATCACCCTGCCTGCGGCCGCCACCGCTGACCTGACACGGGTGCTGGCCTTCGAGCTGGACCGCTACACGCCGTACGCCGCCGACCAAGTGCACTTCACGGCCCGGGTCCTGCGGCGTAACGGCGACCAGGCACGGGTACTGCTGGTGGCGGTGAGCCGCGAGCGCCTGGCTGCGATACTTGAGCAGTGCCAGGCAGCGGGCCTGACGCTGCGTGGCATCGATGCCAAAGCGGGCAACGGCGAGCCACTGGGTATCGACCTGTTGCCCGCGCACCTGCGCCCGGCACCGTCGCGCACAGCCCGGCTCAACCGGGGGCTGGCCGTGGGCGCCGTGGTGCTGCTGGCGGCCCTCATGCTGGCGACCCTCGGCCAGCGGCAGGCCCAGGTCGACCGCATGGCGCAGGCAGTGGCCCAACAGCGTCAACAGGTGCAGGCCCTGGAGGCCGTGCGCCATGAGCTGACCGACACCCAGGGCGCCGCCCGTTACCTCGCCCGGCTGAAGACCGCGCGCCCGACCGCCACCGCGCTGCTGACCGAGCTCAGCGCCTGCCTGGGTGATGACACCTGGCTGGAGCAACTGGAAGTGCGCGACAACGGTGACGTCAGCCTCAGTGGCCAGAGCCGCCATGCCAGCGCCCTGATCAGCCGCGCCCGGGACTGCCACAGCCTGCAAGGCGCGCATTTCCAGGGCGTGATTCAGCCCGATTCGCACACCGGCAACGACCGTTTCGCCCTGGCAGCGCACCTTTCCCAGGAGGCCGCCGATGCGCCGACCCCCGACCCGCAATGA
- a CDS encoding GspH/FimT family pseudopilin, whose translation MHRARGFTLLEMLVVIVLIGVAAGLVGYGLQRGLHSAGERKALALVVNTLRAARVQAIVTGQPARARFDLQQRTVQAPGKPPVHWPKEWQVRVQTAEGLGAGFEFYPDGGASGGNVLITQGPRRWRVDVAWLTGAVRLRDLP comes from the coding sequence ATGCACAGGGCCCGGGGCTTCACCCTGCTGGAAATGCTGGTGGTGATCGTGCTGATCGGCGTGGCTGCGGGCCTGGTGGGCTATGGCCTGCAACGCGGGCTGCACAGCGCCGGTGAGCGCAAGGCCTTGGCCCTGGTCGTGAACACGCTGCGCGCAGCGCGGGTGCAGGCCATCGTCACCGGGCAGCCCGCCCGCGCCCGTTTCGACTTGCAACAGCGCACCGTGCAGGCCCCGGGCAAACCACCGGTGCACTGGCCCAAGGAGTGGCAGGTGCGCGTGCAGACCGCCGAAGGCCTGGGCGCCGGGTTCGAGTTCTACCCCGACGGCGGCGCCAGCGGTGGCAACGTGCTGATCACCCAGGGCCCGCGTCGTTGGCGCGTGGACGTGGCCTGGCTGACCGGCGCCGTGCGCCTGCGCGACCTGCCATGA
- a CDS encoding beta-glucosidase, whose amino-acid sequence MRRTRSPALATSLTLLALGIAQISSNAAWARTAQQADTLARQTLSQMTLAEKLDYIGGTGGWDVKPLPRFNLPQILGADGGLGLRYTNQGNDQGVVYPSGPSLAASFNLRRAVDFGRALGYDTASGGYYYITGPGMNMYRMPYGGRNFEYVSGEDPFLGASMAPAVINGIQSRGIWADAKHYAANDQETNRFTLDESIPERVLREITLPPFESAAKNGKVSLMMCSFQEVNGDHACESSHLIRDILKDQWGFAGFVQTDYGAIIDGLKAAQAGTDIDMLFGTQMNATVLTPSINSGVLSVATINDKVRRILRQIYLFDFDTYVPPTVHDTNSLASNQASLNVAREGIVLLKNQNNLLPLDPAAVKKIAVVGVLGKYAPPSGFGSAYASALDYISETSGLAQAAPQAQVTFLDGLSLDPAAVTWTHLDADGTTEVPGLTAEYFTNTDWSGTAATTRTDTYVNLNWDSDTNLPTDGNTASTSIRWTGRVTPTVSGEHVFKVRADGVIHLTVNGQQIINNGDGTPLPDNAIPPTIPQYAKITLQAGQAYDVVLEYSRRPSYIASLGGLTGVQMSWASLVAPSDIAGYDAVLVAAGNSNEYEGEGFDHMWELPEFQGQLIQSIASQNPHTIVALHGGTGLKVNDWVDQVGGLLHAFYPGQNGGQALAEILFGQVNPSAKLPISLERNLQDNPLYNYFPQFDNNGTLTQLSYAGDLLLGYRGYEKLGTTPLYPFGYGLSYTQFSYSNISVNPPVAFGNAPIRVSFNVTNTGQRAGAEVAELYVGQRNPRLTRPVKELKGFQKVLLQPGQSQRVTIELNGRSLAYYNPNRNAWVVDADVFTIGVGAASNDIRLRGRVLSPFRQQLSVTSSNPLPLAVQRAVQVTAGGQGPDQTDDVLFTQTQSTAPQVPPAAGSGGSAPGSAP is encoded by the coding sequence ATGAGAAGAACACGCTCACCCGCACTTGCAACTTCCCTTACCCTGTTGGCCCTCGGTATTGCTCAAATAAGCAGCAACGCCGCCTGGGCGCGCACGGCGCAACAGGCCGACACACTGGCGCGCCAAACTCTGAGCCAGATGACCCTGGCAGAAAAGCTGGACTACATCGGCGGCACCGGCGGTTGGGACGTCAAGCCCCTGCCGCGCTTCAACCTGCCACAGATACTGGGCGCCGATGGCGGCCTGGGCCTGCGTTACACCAACCAGGGCAATGACCAGGGCGTGGTGTACCCCAGCGGCCCGAGCCTCGCGGCTTCATTCAACCTGCGCCGGGCGGTGGATTTCGGCCGCGCGCTGGGTTATGACACCGCCAGTGGCGGCTACTACTACATCACCGGGCCCGGCATGAACATGTACCGCATGCCCTACGGCGGGCGCAACTTTGAATATGTCAGTGGCGAGGACCCGTTCCTGGGCGCCAGCATGGCCCCGGCGGTCATCAATGGCATTCAGTCCCGGGGCATATGGGCCGATGCCAAGCACTACGCGGCCAATGACCAGGAAACCAACCGTTTCACCCTCGACGAAAGTATTCCCGAACGGGTATTACGGGAAATAACCCTGCCACCCTTCGAGTCTGCCGCCAAGAACGGCAAAGTGTCTTTGATGATGTGCTCCTTTCAGGAGGTCAATGGTGATCATGCCTGTGAAAGTTCGCACTTGATCCGCGACATTCTCAAGGACCAGTGGGGCTTTGCCGGCTTCGTGCAAACCGACTACGGCGCCATTATCGATGGCTTGAAAGCCGCCCAGGCTGGCACCGATATCGACATGCTGTTCGGCACGCAAATGAACGCCACGGTACTCACGCCCTCTATCAACAGCGGGGTATTGAGTGTCGCCACCATCAATGACAAAGTGCGGCGTATTCTGCGACAGATCTACTTGTTCGACTTCGATACTTATGTGCCGCCCACCGTCCATGACACCAATAGCCTGGCCAGTAACCAGGCGTCATTGAACGTGGCACGCGAAGGCATCGTGCTGTTGAAAAACCAGAATAACCTGTTGCCGCTGGACCCCGCCGCCGTGAAGAAAATAGCGGTGGTGGGTGTGCTCGGGAAATACGCGCCACCCAGCGGGTTCGGCAGCGCTTATGCCTCGGCGCTGGACTACATCAGCGAAACCAGCGGCCTGGCGCAAGCCGCGCCCCAGGCCCAGGTCACGTTCCTGGACGGGCTGTCGCTGGACCCGGCCGCTGTCACCTGGACGCACCTGGACGCCGATGGCACCACCGAAGTGCCTGGCCTGACGGCCGAGTACTTCACCAACACCGACTGGAGCGGCACCGCTGCTACCACCCGCACCGACACCTACGTGAACCTCAACTGGGACAGTGACACCAACCTGCCCACCGACGGCAACACCGCCAGTACCTCGATTCGCTGGACCGGGCGCGTCACCCCGACGGTCAGCGGTGAGCATGTGTTCAAGGTGCGCGCGGACGGGGTGATTCACCTGACCGTCAATGGCCAGCAAATCATCAACAACGGTGACGGCACACCGCTGCCCGACAACGCCATTCCGCCGACCATTCCGCAGTACGCCAAGATCACCCTGCAGGCTGGCCAGGCTTATGACGTGGTGCTGGAATACTCGCGCCGCCCCAGTTACATCGCCAGCCTGGGCGGCTTGACCGGCGTGCAGATGAGTTGGGCTTCGCTGGTGGCACCCAGCGACATCGCCGGCTACGACGCGGTGCTGGTGGCCGCGGGCAACAGCAACGAGTACGAAGGCGAAGGCTTCGACCACATGTGGGAACTGCCTGAATTCCAGGGGCAGTTGATCCAGAGCATCGCCAGCCAGAACCCCCACACCATCGTCGCCTTGCACGGCGGCACGGGGCTGAAGGTCAACGACTGGGTGGACCAGGTGGGCGGCTTGCTGCATGCCTTCTATCCCGGGCAGAACGGCGGCCAGGCGTTGGCGGAGATTCTGTTCGGCCAGGTCAACCCTTCGGCCAAGCTGCCCATCAGCCTGGAGCGCAACCTGCAGGACAACCCGCTCTACAACTACTTCCCGCAGTTCGACAACAACGGCACCCTCACCCAGCTCAGCTATGCCGGTGACCTGCTGCTGGGCTATCGCGGTTACGAGAAACTGGGGACCACGCCGCTGTATCCGTTCGGCTACGGGCTGTCGTATACCCAGTTCAGCTATTCGAACATCAGCGTCAACCCGCCGGTGGCATTCGGCAATGCGCCGATCAGGGTGTCGTTCAACGTCACCAATACCGGCCAGCGGGCCGGGGCCGAGGTGGCTGAGCTGTACGTCGGCCAGCGCAACCCGCGCCTGACGCGGCCCGTCAAGGAACTCAAGGGCTTTCAGAAGGTGCTGCTGCAACCAGGCCAGAGCCAGCGCGTGACCATCGAGCTGAACGGCCGATCCCTGGCCTATTACAACCCTAACCGCAATGCCTGGGTGGTGGACGCAGACGTGTTCACCATCGGCGTGGGCGCGGCGTCCAACGACATACGCCTGCGCGGCCGGGTACTGAGCCCCTTCCGCCAGCAGCTGTCGGTCACCAGCAGCAATCCGTTGCCGCTGGCGGTGCAGCGTGCGGTACAAGTTACGGCCGGCGGACAAGGCCCTGACCAGACTGACGATGTACTGTTTACCCAGACGCAGTCGACCGCGCCGCAGGTACCCCCGGCGGCCGGGTCAGGAGGCAGTGCACCCGGCAGTGCGCCTTAA
- the gspG gene encoding type II secretion system major pseudopilin GspG: MKSARRQGGFTLLEMLAVIVLLGIVATIVVRQVGGNVDKGKYGAGKAQLASLSMKVESYALDVGSPPANLNQLVTKPSNGGNWAGPYAKPSDLKDPFGHAFGYRFPGEHGSFDLIFYGQDGQPGGDGYNADLGNWE; this comes from the coding sequence ATGAAGTCGGCCCGTCGCCAGGGCGGTTTTACCTTGCTGGAAATGCTCGCGGTGATCGTGCTGCTGGGCATCGTCGCCACCATCGTCGTGCGCCAGGTGGGCGGCAACGTCGACAAGGGCAAGTACGGCGCCGGCAAGGCGCAACTGGCCAGCCTGAGCATGAAGGTGGAAAGCTACGCGCTGGACGTGGGTTCGCCGCCGGCCAACCTCAACCAGTTGGTGACCAAGCCGAGCAACGGCGGCAACTGGGCCGGCCCGTACGCCAAGCCGTCGGACCTCAAAGACCCGTTCGGCCATGCCTTCGGCTACCGCTTTCCCGGTGAGCACGGCAGCTTCGACCTGATCTTCTATGGCCAGGACGGCCAACCCGGCGGCGACGGCTACAACGCTGACCTGGGCAACTGGGAATAA